The following DNA comes from Solea senegalensis isolate Sse05_10M linkage group LG10, IFAPA_SoseM_1, whole genome shotgun sequence.
TGGCACAGcactatgtttttgttttgtaacccAGAAGTTACCATATTTGGAGAGCACATCCACCTCCACCTGCAACCAAGCAGCTATTAAAcaatactagctgtcaatcacacaataTTGATCTTAACCCTTTGATACATAAGCCTTAAAATGCCCCTCTGGACTTTTACACTTAGTGTTAAAGGTTCACCTCAgcaaaatgtttactgatgttttaaatcaagttgggtcattttctttcttccgtGTGCCACCTGCAGCGTCGCGCCCTGTTTGCTAACTTCTACTTCCATCCTACTGTGTAGACTTCCTTTTTCAAACCGGAAGACGATACATACACGATATTTATAAATGACTGAACGTCAAGAATCCCCACTCAAAAAAGTACGTagtgacttctgtgtttaaaacagGACTTTTCTGTCGCGTCAGAGAAAGACACTCACTCATCACCTCTGACAGCCTCATTACTGTTCCAGAAAACTGAGTCGCCCCAAACTCCACAAGCTCTGCAGCATTGCATTATTCACAAGCCACTTAACACTGACATTTTGACAAGATATCATCGGATACATATAATGGTGATTAAAATGTCCCTTATCCAAACGTACGTGTGCATTGGAGAATGGCGGTCTGCGTCAGCCTTATGGAGAATGTCACCGTATAGACACACAATCCCTGCAGACGCTAGATCCTCGCGGCAAAGCCAGATAATCTAAACGCGCGGGAGAACTGAGAACATGCGGGCATGAAGACGACACATCACTGACAAAAAGCTTTTTATGTAAACGCTCCCCTTCACTGCCACGTGTCGACAAGCTGCGTGTCACGTGACTGTGCTATACATCACAACACATACGTAATGATATGGACAtaaacagcagtgtttgtgGGCTGAGACACAGCCATGATTGAAATGAGGGGGGAACGTTTACTTTTACCTTGATCACATGATCTTTCTCATCCCACAGTCTGAGACACTTCTTCACTTCAGCAACAACGCTATAGATTACACTGTGTGTTCTTCTGCGTGCACGAGACGCATCGCCGCTTGTTTTTACTGCTTGTTAGTGAATAAGAACGGATGGTCTCTTTTATAACGGTGTGAGCGAGCcattatgtttccatttcaaAGCCCCAGCCTGACAGGAAGTCTGTCTTATTTGACAGACAGGGCTGCACATCATGTTGATGAGATTTGGGGGGCCGAGTGTTGACTGACGACTCGCTGAGCTCCTGCAATCTACAGTACACTGGTACCAATCTGTGTGCACGATCTGCAGGAATGTAATTGAAATCTTAAACTTCAGGAAAAAAACCTCTTTGCACATTTGCAAGAgtggttttgatgtttttttgttacccTGGGGTCAAAAGGATATGTGATCTCAGATTTATTGACTGTTGTTTTAGCAGTGCTATAATGACCACACAGTGTAATTATTCATCCAGAAAATAAGGGAAACATTTGTGcagttttaatatgttttttttacacagaaaaaaacagcttctacagattaaagtattaaattatttagtgtgacctactcTTGCACTTGAACACCAGCACGACCCTGACTCTTAAACCTAATTGACTATTTCATGTCGACAAATATCGCCTGTGAAAAAGCTCTATGTTGCCATTTTTATTCAATACGTGCTTGAGCATTTACACTCACATGTTGTCTTTCAGTTGCATCGTTCCAAAGAAGTGTGCATGAACGCAGAATTTGCAGCCTTTCAGAAATAAGAACTAAAAGTGAGGGTGGTggcctgagacttttgcacatcCATTTGTCAGGAGAAAAATAACTACggaataatgattaaaaaaaaaaacaataaaacaccacCTGTTGAAAACAGGAGTTAGTTCTGGGTTCATAACACACTTTAACTCTCTTAACCTTTCATTACGGAACCAAAACAATGTCAAAAGTTGTTAATATCGTGGTCATAGTTTTGTAATATGAAAGTCATTTTATGATAATACCATCTTATCACCAACTAAGAGCTTTTTAACAACGTGTGGTAAATAAGGGAGAATGAATTTCAACCTTTTAATATGttcaattattcattttcattcacaaacCTTTGCGTGTGATAGTAttacacacactgcagcctATAGTTACTACTCCCTGGATAATTACTGTCTCCTTATAACCACTTTCCTAAGCTGGAAATTGCTTCACAAATAAGATGGTATCTAGAATAGATTGTTACTGCAGTGTAGTGTAAAGTGTTACAGACAATCCTGACATGCAGCTCTGGTGTGGCTGTAGTGGATACGACAGCTCTGTGGGACGCGTGGAAGGGAAACACGGTGTTTGACTATAAGTGCAAATGAATGACTCCCACATTCAATAAAATCCAACAACGTTGAATTCAGATGAACAGACTTTTACGTCGTCcataacaatgtgtgtgtgtgtgtgtgtgccttattttattcatgtgttgtttgtctATTTCCAGGCAGCTTGGACTTTAGTGCTGTTATTCTGCTATCTGACGCACCAGCGCACCCACGCTAATTATTTACTAAATCTGTCAGAGACGTtatgttgctctctctctctctctctctctttctcattctGTTCTTCTCTATCCTTGATCGTCCCTCCTGACTCCATTATTAAACTTCCCCTGGACCTCCTCTACACTCATATGTTACCTTAAGTGATCTGAGCCATGCTGGGCCATGCCGGGGctgagtgtgtttttgctgGAGCTTCCCTGTCAGATTCCCTGTTCTTTCCTAATGGTACATCCGCAGCTGTCAGTGTGCCCTGCACTGCGTCAGCTGCTTTAATTGGCCCGTACGGCTGTAGTCTGCAAAGCGCTCAGCAGAACTGAGTGACACatcaccccaccaccaccacgacctccatcacacacacacacacacacacaaccttcccAGCACTCACTTAGTTTTCTATATCATTAGTGTAATGCTCCTGTTTCCCCTGAGCTGCTCAGATATGTGGAGATTCCAccaagtgagggagggagggagggaggagaggaggagaggaggaatgaGTCACACACCAGCGaccatcttttttgtttttcaatttgcagaggcagagagagcacGGGGGAAATATCCCCCTGCTCTTTCTCCTCAGTAGCAAATAACTATTTGTGGACAATAAATATGACAACTGAAATGATTTAAAGTGAATCCAATTTAATGGTGGTATGCATATTTTATATCTGTGGGTTTCATCCAGAATCCTCGTGCATTCACGTCTCTCTGGGAAAAACACACCAGTCAGGGAAGTTGATAACTTGTTTAATGTTACGCGGTTTTACACAAGAAACCCCAGACAGTGAGTGGCACTAACAGCTATAGATTCTTCATTATTCTCATGCATCTCGATGTGGATAGAAACGATGTGGATAAACAAGAGCAAATACATTTTGAAGATACCATGTCAACCCGTTTATTTGTTAATATACTGTAAGGGTAATTGGCAAAATAGTTTATACcaataaaatgttcattaataatgtatttctctttcaaggtttgggaacaTTTTTGATGTGGTCTAATACAGAAAAAGTTAGCAATGACCTCAGACGCAAAGTTttcatttaatgtatttaaaaacacaatcctttgctaaccttaaccaaactTTTTAAAGAACATTGTTGTCAGATATAACACAAATcttttgtacaaaaaaacaacgcCAACATTTTCACGACATCAACCATCTCTTGTTTCCCTGCGCGCCGACTGTCTTTGTTGATCACGAAACAAGCGTCtaaaaaatgttctttgtgtCGTTTTGCCACAGCAGCTCCATTTGCAGTTTCCCACAAAACCTgtaaaatcacaaagtgctttacaaacaaataaatacaataaatattattaaaagagacaaaaacacagattcacaGCCATAAAAACCCTCATCTAACTACTTGAATAAAAGAGCCTTgagctgctttttaaatgaatccacACAATTTAAGCAACGTAAGAACAGAGGCAGGAAAGGCTCCATCCCCTCTGGTCCTCGAAGACAcgtctgagtaattaccaaaacagtgTGATCTCTATGACTTAGTTTTCTCCCCCCGCCTCACCCACTAGAGAGTGAAGAGAAACCAGCAATTCCGTCCTCTGATGTTGTTTGTACGTTGCCTGTAAATCTGTTCTTTTAATGCGGTGTTACTTATCAGGCTGTATCCAGGAAACTGTGCGGCGGTGATTGTCGCATGCAGGCATGTAGTGAGACAGCTGTTTATAGAGAGGGCCTTCATTGCTCTGGGCATCTTCAATATTGCAAGATGCTTCCTGGTGTTTTCAGCTGTATGAAGCTGTGTCACTTTAATCCATGCTGTGTTGACAACAAAACACtgagtcacacagacacagtggtgTGGAGCTGCTTAATCACTCATTTGATAGTTTAAAGACGTTTCTGTTTAAAAGTGACGCACGACAGCTTTGAGGTTTTAGGACGGATCAGTGCACAAAAGTGTGCGTGACCCTGTATCTATAATGTGATGGCAAACAATCATATTCAAAGAATTAAACCATGATTATATTGGGAGCCACTCTTAGTTAGTCTGGAGTTATTAGCGTGCCATGGTGCATTTAGTCTCTGGAGCCCAGAGCAGCTTAATGTTTCCTCGGATTCATGTTGACGTTTATAATAAATAGTTCCTTCATCCGAATGCAGTATACATTTTGAGTAAGTGCATCTCAGAGTGATGAACCATGTTGCCGCGTTGAGTTaatgctgtcatttttcttcgCTTTAAGCTCAAGTCAGAAAACACTTgagagtttttattatttaacattaaaaagcactTATTGTTTggatgtttcatttttattttttcgtCATATGTTTTTTGTTCGCAGGCTGGCTGCAGCACCATGTCCTCGGCTCAGAGTGGGGATATATCAGGCTACCATCTGAGTGGTGAGTGGACAGAACTGTGTCAGACAGTTCTCAGCATAATCCTGTTCTCTGCATGAATCCCTGTGGGCATGAATGCTTGACAGTAAGGGTTTGATCTGCTCTCTTGTAAAAATGTCCATgtacctgctgtttttattttattcacttgtCTGTGCTCGGATTCATTTGAAACAAACCTTCCAAAATCTCTGGCCTCATCTGTTGCTCAAGGCCGCCGGTGTAATAAAACATGTGACCTTTACCCCGTAATTGTCTCCCCACGTCATTTTGTCAAAAGCAGCTcagtaaaatgtaatttgtctGTTCATCTTTGTCCTAAAGTGCCTCTTCATTTATGTTGGAGACGTTTGAGTCCTGAGTGTCTCGCAGACACACAGCTCGCCGGTGAATGACAGGGTTTTAAAAAGTGGCTGCCTTTGCTCAGCGATGACGGgtcttaaaataaaaagcctGACTAAACTATCTTTCCTGGGCTTCTTCCAAACTGTGCACTTTCAGTAGTGATCAATCAAACGCCCCCCTATAAATACAGATATATAGATACAGTTATGAGGCCAAGCTTTATGCTGCCACTGATGAAATGGAAGTGTGTAAGGAAGGCTTTGAAGCACCTCTTTTTCCTCCGGGTCTGTTTCAGTGGTGCGTAACCCGCCTGGCTGGGAGGTTGGCATCTACTTGGTGGGCTTCTTAGTGCTGCTCGGCGTGGCAGGGCTCAACATCTGGAAGCTGTGGAAATCCGGGACCTTCCCCGCGCCGTCTCCCTTCCCCAACTTTGACTATCGATACCTTCAAGAAAAATATGGAAACTCCTTTTCAGAAGTCAGACAGAAGGTATATGTGCTTACTACACACAAAAGAGATAGATCTTTAAAAGGATTGTGTCGCAGATGGCCGAGAGTCTGTCTTGGCCAAAGACCTTTTTGATTATATATGAACATTGATTTGCTGTGGATGAATCTGGAAACCTTTCATAAAACTCCCTGGCATTGTAGCCACCCAGATGGCCTATAGTGGCCGAGTCACCTCTGGAGTTAGAGGTGAGAGCTTCAGCTGTTTGCAGAAAACTAGATCCAGATTCAGGCAAAAGACTCAGAGGAAAGGAAACTGGTTGGCAAAAGATCTGAATATTCGGTCCAACAAACGGTACAGAAATTGGAAAATTGAGAAGGTTCCTGTATTCTGGAGTAAAGACTCTGATGTTAGGATAGAAAGTTACATCCAGGGGAGTGACTTCAGCTACCCGAGTGTCTCTGTGGGTGTGAGAGATCGTATTTGACCAATGAGCAATAGGAGGTTGTGTAGAGGGAGTGTGTTTCTTTAGGTAGGGGTGATTCAGCCAGTGAGATTGTGTGTGGGAGATTTGAATGGAACAATGGATGTATATTTCAGTGCAGGAAAGAGTTCAAGGCAAGAAAGAGGGGATAGCATGAAAATGTCTAAGTAGGAAGGGGCTTTTGATGTGCACACACTCTGCCCAGGTTTCCTGGCTCCAAAGACACTGAAAAACACCTAAATCCAACAGAAGTGGGTTGTTCAGAGTCTTGTTGTACCAGATGTAAAAAACAAATTGCGTATAAGCACAAGGGCCACATTCCACGTCTGGTGTGTGTACAGGCCCGCAGTTCTGTTCTTACTAAATgtgtccacatacacacacatactcagtGTCATATTCCATACCAGTACTGGAGATTTCTCATCaagtacaattaaaaaaagagaaaatgtcagtttaattaaaacagtACATGACttacaagtgtttttttttcttgccccttgttttatttcctctctgaaGCGAGTGGCTGCCAACAACCACAGACGGACCTCGACCACCTCCAGCCGCAAGCCCAGTCTGGCCCTTGGTGACACCCCGGATGGCTTCAGGGACCTGGGCCACCTGGAGCTGATGAGCAGGGAGCTGGACCCGACCGGCCTGGCCCAGCTCAACCGCTCCATCTCCACCGATTCACTCAGCTCCATCTCCTCCATCGCCCACAATTTCGGCCACGACTTCACCGTTGGGCAGCTGGAGGTGACGCTCGACTTTGAACCGTCCAGGCAGCCGGGCTACGGAGTGGGACTGCTCCACATCGTCCTGCACCAGGGCAAAGACCtgctggagagagaggaaggagactTTCCAGGCTGCTTTATTAGAATCTCCCTTGTGCCAGAGGAGTTGAACGTCGGAGTCACACGGGTAAGGGAGTGTGTTACTCTTACAGCACTTTTCACGTGTGATAAGTGACATTAACTTATCATTTAAAGGTAAAGTAACAGGGGTTAGATGATAGTTATGTATTATTTAGGTAATTAATAACTTTTCTTATTAACGTTGTGATAATGCACAAAGAAACACCAGCAAGATTTAGACCGTAAGCAACCTTTGCCATAGtgtttgaataaaatgttttgtggaGAAGTAAAAATCCATGTAACTCATTTGTTAGagcccaaaaaataaatacagtcgCGCATGGGCAAAGATACAAAATACAGcagccaaacaaaacaaaaaaaaaaccctctagTTCACAAGGTCGGAGCCACAATCACTTTTTGGCAAGTGGCAATGTCCATTTTATTGGTTGTATTGGCTCCTTTTATGTTACAGTGTATTTAGGTTACAAAGTAGAAGCTTCAGTCACTTTTTGGCAAGTGCAAAATAGCGTTTACTGCACTGGATTGGTCATAAGTTAAAGCTCAGATCAGGTCAAATAATGCGGAtaatctgctgtggcgaccccaagagagggagaagaaacaaagaaataaaagtggcATAGCGTAATGACAACTTTGTTTCTTTGGTCGCACACTGACAGAAATCAAAAAGACAGTGACAAGCtaacatgaacatgaaataacaacaaagacTTACCCTTATACTGACCAGGATCTTGTGCAGAACAAAATAAACTAGCTACTCACGTTGCAATgaatcaacttcctgtctgatctCAACAAATCCAGGCAAATTAAATTGAGCaccatgcagtcaaatctgcaGCAGCACCTCATTTTCTGTTCTTATGATGCCGTCACattgtattttacagtatttttaaaaaatacataataaaggGAGATTCTCAGTTAGACTCATTTAATTGTGTGAACACTTACCTTGAGGTCGAGTTGTTTTCACCACAGCTGGTTGTGGAAAGGCCACCATTAGCGTGGCTACTGTCTTACAGAGGCAGAGGTTTGTATTGATACAGTAGGTAGACAGCTTTTTGTAACTCACTGATCTAAATAATGTCAACCTGGCCGACAATGAGCTAACTCTCTCAGGACCACAGTGACAAATCGGCAGCCTTGGTGTTTGGTGGTCTGTAAAAGTTCAAATCATCCCTGTCAGAGTTCCTCCGgtcttttgctgctgctttgtgcTCTGCTGTCATTCAGTGTTTGCTCGAGACTGGTGTTCAGGGTCCAGTGAAAACCTGTCGGAGCTCATCGTTTCACTTCCATCGCTCTACGTCGTCTTTGCCACCCCCGTAATTGTGATGTTTCAGTTTTTTGCCAGTTTTCCACTCTGCACCATTTCCACTCTGCTACTTACAGCATCCCCTGTGTGTTATACTGTAGCCGTGCATTGGCAGATAATGTCAAAGCCTCGGCAGACAGACATTACTTAATGAAAGCCTGGCTCATTTAGAGCCGATCGAAGTGCCAGTCGTGTCATGATTCTATCGCCATTACTTTGTGTGCAATAATTCATAATGGTTTCAGTTCAAgctaaaaaaatcaatcaaaacatcagaaaaatacaattacaattGTTATCTGATGATACTTGATGATAAGTGATCAAAGAGTGTTATATTCATGCAGAGATATTTTAGACTGGCCTGAAATGGTGGACTAATCAAATAGCCAGACATCACTGTCTCTATAGAAGCCGCAGTAGCACTGATACAAATTGAAAGGAAATTGTTTGGTGCTTTTTACTTGACAAATGACTATTTATTCGATTGCCTCAGTCAAAGGACGAATCAATCACTGGGCTAATTATTTCAgtaatgtgctgtttttcttttggtgtgaatgtgtctgtgtaatTGAACGGATGCTCCAAATTCTcccaatcatcatcatcatcatcatcatatgaatgactttcagtgaCGTTCAAGGTCAGGACTGAggatataaatgaaaaaaaaaaaaagatgagtaaGACATGGTTAATCCCTGATGACTGAACGTCAGCACATGGATTGAAGACATTGTGGAATTGTTGCTCAGTGCGCAGCTGTCCTGTGTTCTCGAGGACCGTGTTGAATTTTAGCAGCACGTGCTGTGGGCTAAGAGGTTTGATCCTGCCACTTAAGAAGCCAAGCGTTCTCTGTCTAACAAAAGAGGCCATTTCATTTGGTTGAGTGACGAGCTCCTCCGGGGGCTGCATGTTGTATCGGAGGTTGATTTCACAACCTTTACCTTCCTCAGGAGAGGCTGTGATTAACTCGCAGTCACTCACTTTGAAATGTAACCCGTGTTCACCTGCAGTTTAAGTTTGGTTATAATTGTGATTTATTCATTAGGTTCTTTCTCAGTAGTTCTTAAAATGAGCTCTCCTTTTACTCAGCTTTATGTGTAGATTGATACTGGCTGGTTAAAATGGAACAAAGGGTTAGATCAGACTGGATTTGCTCATTTATTAACATATGCCACcacaacacagaacaaacagagCATTTTTCTTGTTAATATCTTGTTAGTACATATGGATTTAGTGATTGGCCTTCGGGGATCGTCCCTCAAGTCTCTGAACCAGACAATGTGATGAAGTACATCGGTTTTTTTTAAGGCACATTCTGCACGTTCTGCGGGCTTCCATTTTTCTCAGTTAATATTCGCCCTTGAAAGATTATCTTTTACGTTACTATTAGCTTCACAGAAATTCTGAATTTATGGATagtattagttatttatttatttttatttaaatatattactTGTATACAGATAAGAATCATTGCTCACATTtatattagggaacacatatccACCATCAGTtagtgcttactaacatgcataagtagcataccagccctatatttgtaattattaagcacattAATACTTTATTCTtcctctattacgacatgaattcagatttttcctgattaaggcGTTAATACaggcttaataattactaataaagggctagtatgctacttatatgcatctTAGTatgcacctagttaatggtgaatatgtgttccttaatataaagtgttaccgaatcattttattattcttattgaaTTATTTACTTCTAACATATATACGATAGTAACGTCTTTGCCTTAATTATACATCTGATTTCAGTCAAAGTGCTCATTATttttctcattcatttttaggtatttgtttccttttggaCGTATGATGATGGTaattgttacttttattaaatGTTCTACTGACATTATGTCACGTCCCTGTACTGTGAAGTGACCGAGGCAACTTTCCTCCATCTGCTGCACCTGCCACTCGCCTTCTGCTCTTAGCTCCACGTTTGCCAGAAAACCCGCTCGtccctgcgtgtgtgtggctgtgaatCACCAGCACGTCTTTGCGTCACAGCGACAGGCTGTTTGTGCAGAGCGACAGGACCACATGCAGACTCACCAGGGCTTCCTATTACCTGAGTATGTAGTTGAATTAGTGTGTTTAGGGTGGACGTAATAAAATGGGAGGCAGCCGACGGCGCTGTGGATTTAGTGGCTCCCTCTTTAATGTTGAGGACCAAAGGAAATGCTGACATCAGCGCCACTCACACTGATGGTCAAgccagcttttctttttttccttttcctcc
Coding sequences within:
- the syt12 gene encoding synaptotagmin-12, giving the protein MSSAQSGDISGYHLSVVRNPPGWEVGIYLVGFLVLLGVAGLNIWKLWKSGTFPAPSPFPNFDYRYLQEKYGNSFSEVRQKRVAANNHRRTSTTSSRKPSLALGDTPDGFRDLGHLELMSRELDPTGLAQLNRSISTDSLSSISSIAHNFGHDFTVGQLEVTLDFEPSRQPGYGVGLLHIVLHQGKDLLEREEGDFPGCFIRISLVPEELNVGVTRVQTNAFTVIFDERFSVPMDMSSLDEYSLRFAAFGIDTDERNISAGVAELKLSDLDLTIRPFNAWLYLQDVNKAVDAVGEILLSLSYLPTAERLTVVVAKCKNLVWTNGKNTADPFVKVYLLQDGRKISKKKTSTKRDDTNPIFNEAMIFSVPSTVLQELSLRVTVAEATDDGRGENLGHVIIGPEASGMGITHWNQMLATLRKPVSMWHPLRRI